The DNA region AGCGGGTCACGGTCGCATTCGGCTGCTATGGCAAGAGCGCGAAATGTTCGGACGAATTGGGTCGGCTGGGTGGCATGGCGCTGCTCGGCGAGGTGAGGGCAGAACTTGCACCCTGACCGGCGCCTCAGATCCCAGTGCGATTTCTGCAATCGCACCATGATCGGACGACCATTGCAGTTTGCCGTTGTGCGGGACAACATAAAGCTATGAGCGAACAACAGATCAAGATCACCCTGGCGCAACTCAATCCGACGGTCGGTGACGTCACCGGCAACGCCGCGAAAGCGCGTGCCGCGCGCGAGAAAGCGAAGGCCGATGGCGCCGACCTCATGGTGCTGTCGGAGCTGTTCGTCGCCGGCTATCCGCCGGAGGATCTGGTGCTCAAGCCGGCGTTCCAGTCAGCCTGCCGCGCCGCGATCGAGGAACTGGCGCGCGAGACCAAGGATGGCGGCCCGGCGATGCTGATCGGCACGCCCTGGGTCGAGGACGGCAAGCTCTACAACGCCTGCGCGCTGCTCGACGGCGGACGTATCGCCGCGCTGCGCTTCAAGGCCAACCTGCCGAATTACGGCGTGTTCGACGAGAAGCGGCTGTTCGCGCGCGGCCCGGCATCGGGCCCGGTGACGGTGCGCGGCGTGCGCATCGGCGTGCCGATCTGCGAGGACATCTGGCTGGAGGAATCCGAAGACTACGAGAACGTCGTCGAGTGCCTGGCCGAGACCGGCGCCGAAATCCTGATCGTGCCGAACGGCTCGCCCTATGCTCGCGACAAGACCGATCTCCGCCTGTCGATCGTGGTGGCGCGCGTCACCGAGAGCGGGCTGCCGCTGATCTATCTCAATGAGATGGGCGGCCAGGACGAGCTGATCTTCGACGGCGCCTCGTTTGCGCTCAATGCCGACCTCACCGTGGCGGCGCAGCTTCCGGCGTTCGAGGAGAACATCACGACGCTGACCTGGCGCAAGACCGCGGACGGCTGGCGCTGCAACGGGCCGATCACGCCGCAGCTCGAGGGCGACAAGGCCGACTACGCGGCCTGTGTGCTGGGCTTGCGCGACTACGTCCGCAAGAACGGTTTTCCCGGCGTGCTGCTCGGCGTCTCCGGCGGCATCGACTCGGCGCTGTGTGCGGCGATCGCGGTCGATGCGCTCGGCGCCGACAAGGTGCGTGGCGTCATGCTGCCGTTCCGCTACACCGCGCAGGTCTCGCTCGACGATGCCGCCAAGCTCGCCGCCGCACTCGGCATCCGCTACGAGATCCTGCCGATTGCCGACGCCGTCAACGGCTTCGAGACGATCCTGGCGCCGGTGTTCAAAGGGCTGGAGCGCGACATCACCGAGGAAAACTTGCAGGCGCGCGCCCGCGGCACGCTGTTGATGGCGATCTCCAACAAGACCGGCGCCATGGTGGTGACGACCGGCAACAAGTCGGAAATGTCGGTCGGTTACGCCACGCTGTACGGCGACATGAATGGCGGCTTCAATCCGATCAAGGACATCTACAAGACCGAGGTGTTCCGCCTCTCGAGCCTGCGCAATGAATGGAAGCCGGACGGCGCGCTCGGGCCAATGGGCGAGGTGATCCCGGTCAACATCATCATCCGGCCGCCGACGGCCGAATTGCGCGAGAACCAGACCGACCAGGATTCGCTGCCGCCCTATGAGGTGCTGGATGCGATCCTCGAGCGGCTGGTGGAGCGCGAGGAGCCGCTGGCGACCATCATCGAGGCCGGTTTCGACCGCGATGTGGTGACGCGTGTCGATCGCCTGCTCAACATCGCCGAATACAAGCGGCGGCAGGCCGCGCCCGGAGTGAAGGTGACGCGGAAGAATTTCGGCCGCGACCGCCGCTATCCCATCACCAACCGCTTCCGCGATTTCGGCAAGGCGCTGCCGGCGCCGGACGAGACGCTGGTGACGCGCGGCTCGCGCGCGTCGGCGGAAGCGTTCGAGGGGTGAGCCTTACTGCTTCTTCGGGATGAAGGTCGGGCCGACCGTGCGGATCTGGCCGTCGCTTGCGGGCGCGGCAGGTGCTGCCGTTGCATCAGCGGCGGCGGCGGGCTGCTGCGGTTGAGCCGCCGCGGCTGCGGGCGCGCCCTTCTTGCCGGCGGCGGCCTTGGTCTGCGCGCGCTGCTGCATCTTCCGCGCGCTCTCCTCGGTGACGATGATGTCGCCCTGCTGCGCGGCGGACGCCTGGTCGTCGACCGCCTTCAGCGCCTCCGCCCAACTCTGGCCGGCCGCCTTGCAGGAGCAGGACGGATTGAACTCGGTGCGGTACTTGAAGGCGTTCGGCAGCGACGAGTAGGACTGGCCGTTGATCGAGACCGCCTGGTTGATGTCTTCGCCGGGATTGCGGTAGGCGAACAGGCTGGCTTCCGCGGCCGGGCACTGCGCCTTGCAGATCTGCTCGTCGGCGGCAAAGCGCGCCTGCGAGGTCGCGAACGAGATCGGGAAATAGGCGCCGTCGCAGGTTCGGACGCAGACGGTGCGGAAGGTACCGGACTGTCCGCCATATTGCGCGTCGGGCGGGGGCAGCGGATTGTTGGGATTGCCACCGCCGCCGCCACCGCCGAACAGGTTCTCGATGAAATTGCCGGGGCCGCGCGCGGCGGCCGCGTATTGCGGGCCGCAATTGTTCTGCGCCAGTGCGGTCAACACCGAGCGGCGCTGGTTCTCGCGATCGGCGCCGCCAAGCCCGCCGGTGCGCAGCCGCTCGAGATTTCCGGTCATCTGGTCGAGATTGGCGCGCATCTGCTGGATCTGGTTGTTGACCGGTCCGCACTGCGCCGAGTTGTTATTGAAGAGCGACAAGAATCCGGAGCTGTCGCAGCCCATCCGCCGGGCCTGCGCCGTCACGCGATCCAGCTCGCCCTGCTGCCGGGTTGCCGCATCCTGATAGCGGCGGATCTGCTCGTCCTTGGCCGGATCGCCGCCGCCGCGATCGATCGCCGCCAGCTGGCCTTCGAGCCGGGCGCACATCGGATTGGCCTGCGCGCCCTGGGGGGCCGGGCCGGGCGGGCCCGGAGGCACCTGCGCCAGGGCATCCGTGGCGGGCAGGGCGATGCCGGCCAACACGGCGCAAGCCAAGAACCAGCGGGAGAAGCGAGAACGGGAGCTATGGGGCATATCCGGCCATTAAAACGACGCCGCGCGGCGATCAACGCCAAAGCGCGCAGGCAAGGCCGCTGCAATAGCCGTTTCTCGGGGCAGCGTCACGTCGTTTCCGGGGCGCCGGTGTGGCAATAACCCCCGTTTGTCCAGCGGCTTGGCTCAGCGCTGGCAGGTGATGGCGACGTATTCGCCGCAGCTATTGCCGGTGCAGGTCTCGTTTGCGGCGTGCGGAACCGCGCCGGTGATCTCGTCGGGATCGACGCGGCGGTAACTGGTGGCCTGCGCAAAATCGCGTGACCGGCAATAGGCGCGGGCGGCGGATGCACCGCAGCGGTCGCCGTGGGCGAGGCACTGGTCGATGCCGTAGCCGTCGGCCTGGTTGGCGACGATGAAAACGCGGCTGTCGGCCAAGGCGGCCGAGGAGACAAGGACGAACGTAGAGGCAATCAATGCTGAAATGGGCCGCATGGTGCACCAGTGAAAATGGCGGGAATCCGCAGGCCCCTCCCGTACGCCCAATTCCTTAATAATGATTAACCATGAGGGCGTTGGCGTGATTTCGGTTCGACGCGAGCTGCATAACGCCCGAAAACAGCCCCTTGACGCGATAAGGGGGCCGTGAGACACGATGGAACCATGAACGGCCACCTCGCCATCTGCAGCATTTGCCGCGAGATTATGAGCTAGCGATTCGCTGGCTGAGGCCGTCTTTTCTCAATCACCCTGAGATCACTGGACGCCCGGCCGCAAGGGATGGGTACCCATGGATTTGCGCCTCTACGATACGCTGACCCGGGAGAAGCGGCCCTTCGTGCCGCTCGATGCCGATAACGTCCGCATGTACGCCTGCGGACCGACGGTCTACGACTTCGCCCATATCGGCAACGGCCGGGCCGCTATTGTCTTCGACGTGCTGTTCCGCGCGCTGCGCCATCGCTATGGCGCCGATCATGTCACCTATGTCCGCAACATCACGGACGTCGACGACAAGATCAACGTTCGCGCTGCGCGGGACTATCCCGGCGTGCCGCTGAACGAGGCGATCCGCAAGGTCACCGAGCAGACCTATCAGCAGTACCAGGACGACGTCACGGCGCTCGGCTGCTTGCCGCCGACCGTGCAGCCGCGCGCCACCGAGCACATCCCGGAGATGCGCGCGATCATCGAGAAGCTGGTCGCCGGCGGCTTTGCCTATGTCGCCGAGGATCACGTGCTGTTCTCGCCGCAGGCGATGAACGCGGCTAACTCCACACTGCCGCGCTACGGCGCGCTGTCGAAGCGCTCGCTCGACGAGATGATCGCGGGCGCGCGCGTCGATGTCGCGCCCTACAAGCGCGACAACACCGACTTCGTGCTGTGGAAGCCGTCGAAGCCGGGCGAGCCGTCCTGGCCGTCACCGGCAGGCATCAAGGTCGAGGGCCGGCCCGGCTGGCACATCGAGTGCTCGGCGATGGCCTGGAAGCATCTCGGCGAAAAGTTCGACATCCATGGCGGCGGCATCGACCTGGTGTTCCCGCACCATGAGAACGAGCTCGCGCAGACTTGCTGCGCGTTCCACACCGACCGCATGGCCAATGTCTGGATGCACAACGGCTTCCTGCAGATCGAAAGCGAGAAGATGTCGAAGTCGCTCGGCAACTTCTTCACGATCCGCGATCTGCTGGCCGATTGGCCGGGCGAGGTGCTGCGGCTCAGCATGCTGAGAACGCATTACCGCTCGCCGCTGGACTGGACGCTGAAGAGCGCGGAAGAAGCCGCAAGGACGCTCGACGACTGGTATGCGGTCGCGGCCGACGCCGAGTCCGGCGCGCCGTCGCCGGCGCTGGTCGAGGCGCTCTACGACGATCTCAACACGGCGCAGGCCATGGCCGTGCTGCACAGCTTGCGCAATGCTGCCGCGAGCAATGAAGCGAGCCGCAAGGAATTTGCCGGCTCGCTGCGGCTGCTTGGCTTCCTCTCCGAGAGCGCGGCGTCGTGGAAGGGCCGCAAGGAGCAGGCCAGCGGCGTCAATGCTGCCGCGGTCGAGGCGCTGATCGCCGAGCGCACCGCGGCGCGTGCGCGCAAGGATTTCAAGGAGTCCGATCGGATCCGCGATCAGCTCGCGGCGATGGGCGTTGCGATCAAGGATGGCAAGGATGCCGAAGGAAAGCCGATCACGACCTGGGAGGTTGCGCGATGAGCCGATCCGCACCCGCGTTGCGCCCGTATCTGCCCGACGATGCGCCGCTGCTGGCGGCGATCTTCGCGGCGTCGATCATGGACCTGACCGGTGACGATTACAGCGAGGCGCAGCAGGAAGCCTGGGCGATGGCCGCCGACGATGAGGAGGCCTTCGGCAAGAAGCTCGCCGGGCAGCTGACCCTGGTCGCGACATTGCAGGGCGCGCCGGTCGGTTTCGCCTCGCTGAAGGGGGCGGACCATATCGACATGCTCTATGTGCATCCGAGCGCGGTCGGGCAGGGTGCAGGCAGCGCGCTGTGCGATGCACTGGAGAAGATCGCGAGCGCCCGCGGCACCAAGGCCCTGAAGGTCGATGCCAGCGACACCGCGCTCGAATTCTTCCGCAAGCGCGGCTACGTCGCGCAGCAGCGCAATACGGTCACCATCAACGACGAATGGCTCGCCAACACCACGATGCAGAAGACCCTCGACGGTGTTGCTATGCCCGGAGGCCACGCATGAGCCGCGAGCGCCTCTATCTATTCGATACCACGCTGCGCGACGGTGCGCAGACGAACGGCGTCGACTTCACGCTGCAGGACAAGCAGGTGATCGCGGGGATGCTCGACGCGCTCGGCATCGACTATGTCGAAGGCGGCTATCCCGGCGCCAATCCGACCGACACCGAGTTCTTCAGCAGGAAGCCTGCCTTCGATCACGCGCGCTTCACCGCGTTCGGCATGACGCGGCGGCCGGGTCGCTCGGCGTCGAACGATCCCGGGCTCGCCGGCATCCTCGAGGCCAAGGCCGATGCGATCTGCTTCGTCGCCAAATCCTCCGCCTATCAGGTCCGGGTCGCACTTGAGACCACCAACGAGGAGAACCTCGCCTCGATCCGCGACAGCGTCGCGGCCGCCAAGGCGCTCGGCCGCGAGGTGATGGTCGACTGCGAGCATTTCTTCGACGGCTACAAGGAGAACCGCGACTATGCGCTCGCCTGCGCGACGGCGGCCTATGAGGCTGGTGCGCGCTGGGTGGTGCTGTGCGACACCAATGGCGGCACCATGCCGCATGAGATCGAGACCATGGTCGCTGACGTCGTCAAGCAGGTGCCCGGCGCCCATGTCGGCATTCATGCCCACAACGACACCGAGCAGGCGGTGGCGAATTCGCTCGCCGCGGTGCGGGCCGGCGCACGGCAGATTCAGGGCACGCTCAACGGCCTCGGTGAGCGCTGCGGCAACGCCAATCTCTGCTCGCTGATCCCGACCCTGAAGCTGAAGCAGGAGTTTGCCGACAAGTTCGAGATCGGCGTCACCACGGAGAAGATGGCGACGCTGATGAAGGTGTCGCGCACGCTTGACGACATGCTGAACCGCGCGCCGAACCGCCATGCAGCCTACGTCGGCGAGAGCGCTTTCGTCACCAAGACCGGCATCCACGCCTCCGCTGTCATGAAGGATCCGCAGACCTATGAGCACGTGCTGCCGGATGCCGTCGGCAACCACCGCAAGGTGCTGGTCTCGGACCAGGCCGGCCGCTCCAATGTGATGGCCGAGCTCGACCGCGCCGGCATCGTCTACGACAAGGGTGATCCGCGGCTGACGCGCCTGGTCGAGGAGCTGAAAGAGCGCGAAGCCGCGGGATTTGCCTATGAATCGGCGAACGCCTCGTTCGACCTGCTGGCGCGCCGCACGCTCGGCAAGGTGCCGGAATATTTCAAGGTCGAGCAGTTCGACGTCAATGTCGAGCAACGCTACAACGCCAACGGCCAGCGCGTCACGGTGGCGCTCGCGGTGGTGAAGGTCGATGTCGACGGCGAACGGTTGATCTCGGCCGCCGAGGGCAACGGTCCGGTGAACGCGCTCGACGTGGCGCTGCGCAAGGATCTCGGCAAGTACCAGAAATACATCGACGGCCTGAAGCTGATCGACTACCGCGTGCGTATCCTCAATGGCGGCACCGAGGCGGTCACGCGCGTGCTGATCGAAAGTGAGGACGAGACCGGCGAGAGCTGGACCACGGTCGGCGTCTCGCCCAATATCATCGACGCCTCGTTCCAGGCGCTGATGGATTCGGTGTTCTACAAGCTGGTGAAGTCGGGCGCGCAGGCTTGAAGAAGAAGTAGCCTGGATGAGCGAAGCGATATCCGGGGCCATGTGAATTTTCCCCGGATGTCGCTTCGCTCATCCGGGCTACAGATTTCAGAGGAGGGCGCTTTCATGATCGACCACGTCTCCGTCGGCGTCCGCGATCTCGAGCGCGCCGCGCGGTTCTATGAGCCGACGCTGTCCACGCTCGGTCTGAGCCGTCTCGTCACGCGGCCGGCCACGATCGGCTTCGGCAAGGCCTATCCCGAATTCTGGATCAATCTGCGCGCCGCGATGACGCAGGTCGCGCATGAGAGCGGAACCCATATCTGCCTGCGCGCGAAAACCACCGCCGAGGTCGATGCCTTCCACGCCGCTGCGCTGGCCTCCGGTGGTGCATCCGATGGTGCGCCGGGCCTGCGCCCGCACGACCGCGTGCGCTACTACGCCGCCTTCATCCTCGACCCCGACGGCAACCGCATCGAGGCCGTGACGTTTCCAAGCGAGTAGGGCCTCGATACAGGGTGAAGCTGCTGAACCCGTCA from Bradyrhizobium sp. B124 includes:
- a CDS encoding NAD+ synthase — translated: MSEQQIKITLAQLNPTVGDVTGNAAKARAAREKAKADGADLMVLSELFVAGYPPEDLVLKPAFQSACRAAIEELARETKDGGPAMLIGTPWVEDGKLYNACALLDGGRIAALRFKANLPNYGVFDEKRLFARGPASGPVTVRGVRIGVPICEDIWLEESEDYENVVECLAETGAEILIVPNGSPYARDKTDLRLSIVVARVTESGLPLIYLNEMGGQDELIFDGASFALNADLTVAAQLPAFEENITTLTWRKTADGWRCNGPITPQLEGDKADYAACVLGLRDYVRKNGFPGVLLGVSGGIDSALCAAIAVDALGADKVRGVMLPFRYTAQVSLDDAAKLAAALGIRYEILPIADAVNGFETILAPVFKGLERDITEENLQARARGTLLMAISNKTGAMVVTTGNKSEMSVGYATLYGDMNGGFNPIKDIYKTEVFRLSSLRNEWKPDGALGPMGEVIPVNIIIRPPTAELRENQTDQDSLPPYEVLDAILERLVEREEPLATIIEAGFDRDVVTRVDRLLNIAEYKRRQAAPGVKVTRKNFGRDRRYPITNRFRDFGKALPAPDETLVTRGSRASAEAFEG
- a CDS encoding DUF2865 domain-containing protein, yielding MLAGIALPATDALAQVPPGPPGPAPQGAQANPMCARLEGQLAAIDRGGGDPAKDEQIRRYQDAATRQQGELDRVTAQARRMGCDSSGFLSLFNNNSAQCGPVNNQIQQMRANLDQMTGNLERLRTGGLGGADRENQRRSVLTALAQNNCGPQYAAAARGPGNFIENLFGGGGGGGNPNNPLPPPDAQYGGQSGTFRTVCVRTCDGAYFPISFATSQARFAADEQICKAQCPAAEASLFAYRNPGEDINQAVSINGQSYSSLPNAFKYRTEFNPSCSCKAAGQSWAEALKAVDDQASAAQQGDIIVTEESARKMQQRAQTKAAAGKKGAPAAAAAQPQQPAAAADATAAPAAPASDGQIRTVGPTFIPKKQ
- the cysS gene encoding cysteine--tRNA ligase, with the translated sequence MDLRLYDTLTREKRPFVPLDADNVRMYACGPTVYDFAHIGNGRAAIVFDVLFRALRHRYGADHVTYVRNITDVDDKINVRAARDYPGVPLNEAIRKVTEQTYQQYQDDVTALGCLPPTVQPRATEHIPEMRAIIEKLVAGGFAYVAEDHVLFSPQAMNAANSTLPRYGALSKRSLDEMIAGARVDVAPYKRDNTDFVLWKPSKPGEPSWPSPAGIKVEGRPGWHIECSAMAWKHLGEKFDIHGGGIDLVFPHHENELAQTCCAFHTDRMANVWMHNGFLQIESEKMSKSLGNFFTIRDLLADWPGEVLRLSMLRTHYRSPLDWTLKSAEEAARTLDDWYAVAADAESGAPSPALVEALYDDLNTAQAMAVLHSLRNAAASNEASRKEFAGSLRLLGFLSESAASWKGRKEQASGVNAAAVEALIAERTAARARKDFKESDRIRDQLAAMGVAIKDGKDAEGKPITTWEVAR
- a CDS encoding GNAT family N-acetyltransferase, coding for MSRSAPALRPYLPDDAPLLAAIFAASIMDLTGDDYSEAQQEAWAMAADDEEAFGKKLAGQLTLVATLQGAPVGFASLKGADHIDMLYVHPSAVGQGAGSALCDALEKIASARGTKALKVDASDTALEFFRKRGYVAQQRNTVTINDEWLANTTMQKTLDGVAMPGGHA
- the cimA gene encoding citramalate synthase, with the protein product MSRERLYLFDTTLRDGAQTNGVDFTLQDKQVIAGMLDALGIDYVEGGYPGANPTDTEFFSRKPAFDHARFTAFGMTRRPGRSASNDPGLAGILEAKADAICFVAKSSAYQVRVALETTNEENLASIRDSVAAAKALGREVMVDCEHFFDGYKENRDYALACATAAYEAGARWVVLCDTNGGTMPHEIETMVADVVKQVPGAHVGIHAHNDTEQAVANSLAAVRAGARQIQGTLNGLGERCGNANLCSLIPTLKLKQEFADKFEIGVTTEKMATLMKVSRTLDDMLNRAPNRHAAYVGESAFVTKTGIHASAVMKDPQTYEHVLPDAVGNHRKVLVSDQAGRSNVMAELDRAGIVYDKGDPRLTRLVEELKEREAAGFAYESANASFDLLARRTLGKVPEYFKVEQFDVNVEQRYNANGQRVTVALAVVKVDVDGERLISAAEGNGPVNALDVALRKDLGKYQKYIDGLKLIDYRVRILNGGTEAVTRVLIESEDETGESWTTVGVSPNIIDASFQALMDSVFYKLVKSGAQA
- a CDS encoding VOC family protein; translation: MIDHVSVGVRDLERAARFYEPTLSTLGLSRLVTRPATIGFGKAYPEFWINLRAAMTQVAHESGTHICLRAKTTAEVDAFHAAALASGGASDGAPGLRPHDRVRYYAAFILDPDGNRIEAVTFPSE